In the Festucalex cinctus isolate MCC-2025b chromosome 10, RoL_Fcin_1.0, whole genome shotgun sequence genome, one interval contains:
- the nr2c2ap gene encoding nuclear receptor 2C2-associated protein yields MASSLICGDTQYRVSSVLNRDVKQYGKKFMFDSNEETCWNSDQGDCQWLILDFPQSVRVSELKVQFQGGFSAKACRLEGCSVDGDFTVISHFYPEDNNSLQCFPIQEASAVDRLKITFENSADFFGRVIVYALDLLGEKET; encoded by the exons ATGGCCAGTTCTTTGATATGCGGCGATACACAATACAG GGTGAGTTCAGTTCTAAACAGAGATGTGAAGCAGTATGGGAAGAAGTTCATGTTTGACAGCAACGAGGAGACATGCTGGAACTCAGACCAG GGTGACTGTCAGTGGTTGATTTTGGATTTCCCCCAGTCGGTTCGAGTGTCCGAGTTAAAAGTTCAGTTCCAGGGAGGCTTTTCAGCCAAAGCATGCAGACTGGAAG GTTGTTCAGTAGATGGAGATTTCACAGTGATCAGTCATTTTTACCCCGAGGACAACAACTCTCTTCAG TGCTTTCCCATACAGGAGGCGAGTGCCGTGGACagattaaaaataacatttgagaACAGCGCCGACTTTTTCGGGAGAGTTATTGTTTATGCTTTGGATCTCCTGGGGGAGAAAGAAACATGA
- the rfxank gene encoding DNA-binding protein RFXANK isoform X2, translated as MDAGGEEDQINHTSSVKSFEHREIADGDEEGLFNHSDTLTNRQRGNEVNVRPAKLDSLSIHQLAAQDMSLLSKQDERGFTPLMWAAAFGEKTVVDLLLEKGADPKILARDRESALTLASSGGYADIIEALLRRDVDVNAYDWNGGTPLLYAVRGNHIKCVETLLAKGADMTTESDSGYSAMALAVALGYKKIQKVLEDHILRLYKPAC; from the exons ATGGATGCAGGAGGAGAGGAGGACCAAATTAATCACACATCAAGTGTAAAATCGTTTGAGCACAGAG AAATTGCTGATGGGGACGAAGAGGGTCTCTTCAACCATTCGGACACGCTTACCAACAGGCAGCGTGGCAATGAAGTGAATGTGCGCCCTGCGAAGTTAGACT CTCTATCCATACATCAGCTGGCTGCTCAAG ACATGTCACTGCTGAGCAAACAGGACGAACGAGGCTTCACTCCTCTTATGTGGGCGGCGGCGTTTGGAGAGAAAACAGTGGTGGACTTGCTCTTGGAAAAG GGCGCAGACCCGAAAATACTGGCAAGGGACCGCGAAAGTGCGCTGACGCTGGCCAGTTCCGGAGGCTACGCGGACATCATCGAGGCTCTCCTCAGACGTGATGTTGATGTCAACGCCTATGACTGG AATGGAGGGACTCCGCTTTTGTACGCTGTTCGAGGAAACCACATTAAATGTGTTGAGACGCTCTTGG CCAAAGGGGCCGACATGACTACAGAGTCCGATTCTGGCTACAGTGCTATGGCCTTGGCTGTTGCCCTTGGatacaaaaaaa TTCAGAAGGTGTTGGAGGACCATATTCTGAGACTCTACAAGCCAGCATGCTGA
- the rfxank gene encoding DNA-binding protein RFXANK isoform X1, whose protein sequence is MDAGGEEDQINHTSSVKSFEHREIADGDEEGLFNHSDTLTNRQRGNEVNVRPAKLDSLSIHQLAAQGEVLQVAVQLSKDMSLLSKQDERGFTPLMWAAAFGEKTVVDLLLEKGADPKILARDRESALTLASSGGYADIIEALLRRDVDVNAYDWNGGTPLLYAVRGNHIKCVETLLAKGADMTTESDSGYSAMALAVALGYKKIQKVLEDHILRLYKPAC, encoded by the exons ATGGATGCAGGAGGAGAGGAGGACCAAATTAATCACACATCAAGTGTAAAATCGTTTGAGCACAGAG AAATTGCTGATGGGGACGAAGAGGGTCTCTTCAACCATTCGGACACGCTTACCAACAGGCAGCGTGGCAATGAAGTGAATGTGCGCCCTGCGAAGTTAGACT CTCTATCCATACATCAGCTGGCTGCTCAAGGTGAGGTTTTACAAGTGGCAGTGCAACTAAGTAAAG ACATGTCACTGCTGAGCAAACAGGACGAACGAGGCTTCACTCCTCTTATGTGGGCGGCGGCGTTTGGAGAGAAAACAGTGGTGGACTTGCTCTTGGAAAAG GGCGCAGACCCGAAAATACTGGCAAGGGACCGCGAAAGTGCGCTGACGCTGGCCAGTTCCGGAGGCTACGCGGACATCATCGAGGCTCTCCTCAGACGTGATGTTGATGTCAACGCCTATGACTGG AATGGAGGGACTCCGCTTTTGTACGCTGTTCGAGGAAACCACATTAAATGTGTTGAGACGCTCTTGG CCAAAGGGGCCGACATGACTACAGAGTCCGATTCTGGCTACAGTGCTATGGCCTTGGCTGTTGCCCTTGGatacaaaaaaa TTCAGAAGGTGTTGGAGGACCATATTCTGAGACTCTACAAGCCAGCATGCTGA